One Palaemon carinicauda isolate YSFRI2023 chromosome 5, ASM3689809v2, whole genome shotgun sequence DNA window includes the following coding sequences:
- the LOC137640768 gene encoding uncharacterized protein — MDSPLGVLFANFYMGVVEERVFSQLECPLAYFRYIDDTFVKAISTEAIENLRRNFEDNIVLHFTLENSIDNSLPFLDVFISSTNEGFQTTVYTKPTNLSMCLNGESECPAR; from the coding sequence ATGGACTCGCCCTtaggcgtactctttgctaacttctacatgggagtagtagaggagagggtattctcccaactcgagtgccccctcgcttacttccgttatattgacgacactttcgtcaaagctatttccaccgaagccatcgagaacctaaggaggaaCTTTGAGGACAACatcgtcctccacttcacccttgagaacagcatcGACAACAGCCTCCCTTTCCTTGACGTCTtcatttcttccaccaacgagggattccagaccactgtctacactaagcccacaaatctcagcatgtgtttaaatggcgaaagtgaatgtcctgcccgctag